From one Pagrus major chromosome 21, Pma_NU_1.0 genomic stretch:
- the LOC141017328 gene encoding Golgi reassembly-stacking protein 2-like, translating to MGGSQSVEIPGGGSEGYHVLRVQENSPGHRAGLEPFFDFIVSINNTRLNKDNDTLKDLLKASVEKPVKMLVYSSKTLELRESTVTPSNLWGGQGLLGVSIRFCSFEGANENVWHVLEVEPNSPAALAGLRPHTDYIIGADTVMNESEDLFSLIESHEGKGLKLYVYNTDTDNCREVIITPNSAWGGEGSLGCGIGYGYLHRIPTRPFEEGKKISFPGNSPSEPISPLKDGFTEVQLSAVTPPPTAPVVPTGLEDSLSGLSISTAPPTMPSELQTGLPTVPLLPSSTSPSLSPLTPLNPAATSFNPATTLPGLMPLPGGLPPLPNLPNLNLPLPDLSAVSLAGAPPIGTTVPGLASLPPLNIPGLAPLPPLPTMLPSQLPPLLPQGVAPLLPISTTAPPASVTVTAAPATEPTVLTEAASTNATDSLAPTETTVAS from the exons ATGGGAGGATCGCAGAGCGTGGAGATACCAGGAGGAGGCTCCGAGGGCTACCACGTCCTCCGG GTTCAGGAGAACTCACCTGGACACCGCGCAGGACTGGAACCTTTCTTTGACTTCATTGTCTCCATCAACAACACCAGGCTG AACAAGGACAATGACACCTTGAAAGACTTGCTCAAAGCCAGTGTGGAGAAACCAGTTAAGATGCTGGTTTACTCCTCGAAGACACTGGAGCTGCGAGAGTCGACAGTCACCCCCAGTAACCTGTGGGGGGGCCAGGGATTGCTTGGTGTTTCCATTCGTTTCTGCAGCTTTGAGGGAGCCAATGAGAATGTCTGGCATGTTCTG GAAGTGGAGCCTAATTCCCCAGCTGCCCTTGCCGGCTTGCGGCCGCACACTGACTACATCATTGGAGCCGACACTGTTATGAATGAG TCAGAGGACCTGTTCTCTCTGATAGAGAGCCACGAGGGGAAAGGCCTGAAGCTGTATGTATACAACACAGACACCGATAACTGCAGAGAGGTGATCATCACACCTAACAGTGCCTGGGGAGGAGAGGGCAG CCTTGGATGTGGGATTGGTTATGGATACCTCCACAGGATTCCCACCAGGCCTTTTGAGGAGGGGAAGAAGATCAGCTTCCCTGGAAACTCTCCCAGTGAGCCCATCAGTCCGCTGAAGGATGGATTCACTGAG GTCCAACTCTCAGCAGTGACCCCTCCCCCTACTGCCCCTGTTGTCCCCACTGGCCTTGAAGATTCACTGTCAGGCCTGTCAATCAGCACAGCCCCGCCCACCATGCCCAGTGAGCTGCAGACAG GTTTGCCCACAGTCCCTCTGctcccctcctccaccagccCGTCCCTCAGCCCCCTCACTCCACTCAACCCCGCCGCTACTAGCTTCAACCCCGCCACCACGCTACCAG gTCTGATGCCTCTCCCAGGTGGCTTACCTCCGCTCCCCAACCTGCCCAACCTCAACCTGCCACTCCCAGACCTTAGTGCCGTGTCATTAGCAGGAGCACCGCCGATAGGAACCACAG TCCCAGGTCTGGCATCTCTCCCACCCCTCAACATCCCCGGCCTGGCCCCCTTACCCCCTCTCCCCACCATGCTGCCCTCCcagctgcctcctctcctccctcagggAGTGGCCCCCCTCCTGCCCATCTCCACTACCGCCCCTCCAGCCTCGGTCACCGTCACAGCGGCGCCCGCCACCGAGCCCACAGTCCTCACGGAAGCCGCCTCCACGAACGCCACGGATTCGCTGGCCCCTACGGAAACAACAGTAGCGTCGTAA